CACCACACTATCACCCATATGCTCCATGCCGCCCTTCGGGAAACGCTGGGACCGCACGTCAAACAAAAGGGCTCGTTGGTAGCGCCCAATAGACTTCGATTCGACTTTTCTCACTTCGCCCCGCTTTCGCCGTCCGAGATCCAGCAGATCGAAGGCCGCGTGAACGAGAAAATTCAAGAGGATCTGGCCGTGGAGAGCTCGGTGCTTCCCATCGACGACGCTCTCGCCCGCGGGGCGATCGCTTTCTTCGGTGAGAAGTACGGTGATCGGGTGCGGGTCATCGAGATTCCCGATTTCAGCATCGAGCTCTGCGGAGGCACCCATCTTTCCCGAACCGGGGAAGCGGGATTCTTCGTCATCACGAGCGAGTCTTCCATCTCTTCAGGAGTTCGCCGCATCGAAGCCCTGACGGGTCGAGCCGCGCTCGAGTTCGCTCGCTCCAATCGCGCCCTGGTCACCGAGTTGAGCCGAAGCCTCAGGGCGCGGCCCGACGAGCTCTTGAGCACCGTGGACAAGCTAAAGGACGAGCTGAAACGCAAAGAGCGCGAAAACGAAGAGCTGAAAAAGCGCCTCGTTCTCGGCACACGGGCACGAGGCGAGGAGTCGACGATGGCTATCGGAGACGTCCTCGTCTGGACCCCGCCCCCGGTGCAAAACCTAGACAAGAAGCAGCACCGCCAGCTCGTCGATGCCTTCAAAGAAAAGAATCGGGAACGCACCTGGGCGGTCATTTCCACTGCCGTCAACGAAGAGAAAGTCTCGCTCATCGTCGAGGTGTCGGAGGGCCTCGCTTCCCAGATCCGTGCCGATCAGCTCGTGAAGGAGCTGGCTCCGATCATCGAAGGAAGAGGAGGCGGCAAAGCCGAACGGGCAGAGGCGGGCGGCCGTTTCCCCGACCGCATTCCCGAGCTCTACGAGCGAGGTCGAGATGCGATCCGCCTCGCGTTGGAGGGACAGCGTGTCTAGCGCCGGCCGCGTGACGGCTGGGGAACTCTCACGCCCTTCGTCGATCGACCAGACTCAGGCGGCGCGGGTCCGCCGGTCGAAGTGGCGCTTGCTCGGCTGTCTCGGCGCCACCGTTTTCATTGCGACCGGCCCCTTCGCCGTCGTCGACGCCGCCGCCCAGGTATACGGATACACGAACGACAACGGCGTGCTCATACTCTCGAACGTGCTGAGCGACTCCCGCATGAGACTCATCGCTGATGGCACGGCAGAGGAGGCGGGCAAGGTCTGGCATTACAACGGCCAGTACGACCCATTGATTCTCAAGGCCTCGCAAACCTTCGGAGTGGACTCGGCGCTGGTGCGCTCGGTCATGGCGGTCGAGTCCGCATTCAATCGTTTCGCGCAATCGCACAAAGGGGCACGCGGACTCATGCAACTCATGCCTGCGACCGCGCGCCAGTATGGCGTCGACAACATCTTCGATCCGTGGCAGAACATTCGGGCGGGCACCGCCCACCTGCGGGAGCTCATCGACGAGTTCCGCGAGCTTCACCTCGCTCTCGCGGCCTACAACGCCGGCGCCACCCCCGTGCGCCGTTACGGAACAATTCCTCCCTACCCCGAGACGCGAAACTACGTCC
The window above is part of the Vicinamibacteria bacterium genome. Proteins encoded here:
- a CDS encoding lytic transglycosylase domain-containing protein; the protein is MSSAGRVTAGELSRPSSIDQTQAARVRRSKWRLLGCLGATVFIATGPFAVVDAAAQVYGYTNDNGVLILSNVLSDSRMRLIADGTAEEAGKVWHYNGQYDPLILKASQTFGVDSALVRSVMAVESAFNRFAQSHKGARGLMQLMPATARQYGVDNIFDPWQNIRAGTAHLRELIDEFRELHLALAAYNAGATPVRRYGTIPPYPETRNYVRKVMAIYRAGSKIQIVKGGKVYSIDRPGGTARISAVTPSSTAPAKDARTGSPLADLARQVGRSRFAPTRSAQVVPATADTNDGVETKAERRVYYRYLDLEGV